The Fervidobacterium pennivorans DNA segment CAAATCAAAGTCATACTATTCTAAGGCGATAACTATTTATAAAGACATAGGACTTGAAAATGCTGCTAGAATGTTATGTGAACTCTACGGAGTCGAATTAGAAAAAGACGAAAAAGAAAAGCATTCAAAACAACTGAGCACGCTTTCATATGATTTGCTCTCCAGTTTAAAAGCAATTGACCCGAAAACAGAGCCGGAGAAACTTTTAAATTACTTTGCCGCGAAAGTTTTGTCGCTGATACCAGCTAGAAGCCTTTTGCTTAGGCTTTACGATAAGGTTCTAGATAAAACATTCGAAACGAGCTTGGGAACAGCAGACAGAGAAAAACCAGTTAGAGAGACTTTAAGTGTGGCTCCATTGGAGCTATACGTTAACGATAAAATTGACAAGAACGCAACGTATGAACTTTGGCTTTCAAACCAAAATGTTCGATTTCCTGAAGAATACAAGAATGAGCTTTTACCAATCTTACAATTACTTGAGTATAGTTTCGTAGCAGTTATGAAGGGAACACTAACATGGCTAAGAAGCTTAATAGACCCTCTCACAAAACTCTATACGAGGTATCATTTCAGCGAAGTGTTGCAACATTACTTTGAAAAAGCTCAATCTGAGCAAGGGGAATTAAGTGTTGTTATGTGCGATATCGACAATTTCAAGAGGATAAACGATACATATGGTCACCTTACAGGTGACGCAGTCTTAAAGGAAGTGGCAAGAATATTGAGAGACAACGTGCGTTCAACAGATGTTGTAGGACGTTTTGGTGGCGAGGAATTCGTTTTACTCTTCCCGTCAACGGGTGAGGAAGAAGCAAAGACTGTTGTTGAAAGATTGAGAAGATTAACTAGGGATTTGAACAAATTCCCATTTAACATTACCCTTAGTTATGGAATAGCGGTTTATCCTGCATGCAAGGTCAACGATTCCGAAGAGTTGATACAAAAAGCGGATATTGCACTATACCATGCTAAGAACACAGGGAAAGACAAAATTGTTGTTTATACGGAGGGAATGAGCGGTGGATTACACGCATGATGCACTTAGCGAACAAATCAGGGGCTTTAACAGGAGGTTGGTTGAAAAACTTTGGGATTTAGGATGTGATCTGTTTTTTAACGAACAGCTTTCACATCATGTTAGTTTTAGGCTTGGTGGAAGTGTTCCACTCTTCATAATTCCAAGTTCAATGGAAGGGTTTTTAGATACGTTAAGGCTTCTCAAAGAATATGAGGTCCCTTTCAGAATAATTGGTAAGGGAACGAATATAATTCCAACAGATGACGAAAAGGATTTTGCAGTTATCTCGACGGAAAGAATAGACTCCATAGAAATTCACGACGAATTGATTAACGTATCAGCTGGAATGTCATTCAAGACCCTTTGTTTAATAGCACTTGAACATTCACTTTCAGGTTTGGAAAGGGCTTTTGGTTTGCCAGGTAGTGTTGGTGGAGCTGTCTACATGAACGCAGGTTGTTATGGTTGGGAAATGGCTCAAAACGTTGTTAGTCTCAAAGTGTTTGATGGAAAAAATGTTATAACCATAAGTCCTTCTGAGGCACAATTTGGTTACAGAGATAGTATATTCAAACACGAAAAATCTCTGATAATAATCTCAGCAGTTTTAAAACTAGCAAAAGGTAACAAGGAAAGTATCCGTGAAATAATGATTGATACCATGCGAAAACGTTACGAGAAGCAACCGTTAGAATATCCTAGTGCTGGTAGCGTTTTTAAAAGACCGAGGCCTGATTTTTACGTTGGGACAGCTATAGAATCTCTTGGTTTGAAGGGTTATCAAATAGGTGGTGCACAAGTTTCCGAAAAACACGCCGGGTTTATAATTAATAGGGGAAATGC contains these protein-coding regions:
- the murB gene encoding UDP-N-acetylmuramate dehydrogenase — translated: MDYTHDALSEQIRGFNRRLVEKLWDLGCDLFFNEQLSHHVSFRLGGSVPLFIIPSSMEGFLDTLRLLKEYEVPFRIIGKGTNIIPTDDEKDFAVISTERIDSIEIHDELINVSAGMSFKTLCLIALEHSLSGLERAFGLPGSVGGAVYMNAGCYGWEMAQNVVSLKVFDGKNVITISPSEAQFGYRDSIFKHEKSLIIISAVLKLAKGNKESIREIMIDTMRKRYEKQPLEYPSAGSVFKRPRPDFYVGTAIESLGLKGYQIGGAQVSEKHAGFIINRGNAKASDVLKLINFIKGKVKEYYGVELETEVEIW